One window from the genome of Thermaerobacter marianensis DSM 12885 encodes:
- a CDS encoding carbohydrate ABC transporter permease, whose product MRRHLTPYLFILPALLPLLVFVFRPLAVTFSLSLFDWNLVSPERDWAGAGNYREILGSGEFWVAVGNTLLYGAGLLLANVAVPVLLAYGIMQVPRRWQAVYRSVLFTPTVISLAVASVIFLWLYNPLIGAFNVGLRALGLDPPAWLSDHRWALWAVVGVTAWKAFGYSFIVYLAGLMAVPGELVEAARVEKAREGQIFRRVVLPLTSATLLYLVVTSLITGVQYSFVPVHMLTGGGPNESSTNLVYLTYQYAFQFFRVGEAAAVAILAFGFYLPLILLQALVLERRVHYES is encoded by the coding sequence CCCTACCTGTTCATCTTGCCGGCCCTGCTGCCGCTGCTGGTCTTCGTCTTCCGGCCCCTGGCGGTGACCTTCTCCCTCAGCCTGTTCGACTGGAACCTGGTGAGCCCGGAACGGGACTGGGCGGGTGCCGGCAACTACCGGGAGATCCTGGGGAGCGGCGAGTTCTGGGTGGCCGTGGGGAACACCCTGCTCTACGGGGCAGGGCTTCTGCTGGCCAACGTCGCGGTGCCCGTGCTCCTGGCTTACGGAATCATGCAGGTCCCCCGGCGATGGCAGGCCGTCTATCGCTCCGTCCTTTTCACGCCCACGGTGATCTCCCTGGCCGTGGCGTCGGTGATCTTCCTGTGGCTCTACAACCCCCTGATCGGCGCCTTCAACGTCGGCCTGCGGGCCCTCGGCCTCGATCCGCCGGCCTGGCTGAGCGACCACCGCTGGGCGCTGTGGGCGGTGGTCGGCGTGACGGCCTGGAAGGCCTTCGGTTACAGCTTCATCGTGTACTTGGCGGGCCTCATGGCCGTCCCCGGCGAGCTGGTGGAGGCCGCCCGGGTCGAAAAGGCCCGGGAGGGCCAGATCTTCCGCCGCGTCGTGTTGCCGCTGACCTCGGCCACCCTGCTGTACCTGGTGGTGACCTCCCTCATCACCGGGGTGCAGTACAGCTTTGTGCCCGTGCACATGCTCACGGGCGGTGGTCCCAATGAGAGCAGCACCAACCTGGTCTACCTGACCTATCAGTACGCCTTCCAGTTCTTCCGGGTGGGCGAGGCGGCGGCCGTGGCGATCCTCGCCTTCGGCTTCTACCTTCCCCTGATCCTGCTGCAGGCGCTGGTGTTGGAGAGGCGGGTGCACTATGAAAGCTGA